A section of the Jaculus jaculus isolate mJacJac1 chromosome 6, mJacJac1.mat.Y.cur, whole genome shotgun sequence genome encodes:
- the Il23a gene encoding interleukin-23 subunit alpha codes for MLGSRAIILLLLLPWAVQSRALPGGSSPDWARCQQLSQKLCTLAWSAHLRGGNTDQPREEGDEETANDVPHIQCGDGCDPQGLKNNSQLCLQRIHQGLSFYKQLLGSDIFTGEPALLPDGPIGQLHASLMGFSQLLQPEGYHHKPQQMPSLSPSQPWQRPLLRVKILRSLRAFVAVAARVFAHGTATLSP; via the exons ATGCTGGGGAGCAGAGCTATAATCCTGCTATTGCTACTGCCCTGGGCTGTTCAGAGCCGGGCTCTGCCTGGGGGCAGCAGTCCTGACTGGGCTCGGTGCCAGCAGCTTTCACAGAAGCTCTGCACGCTGGCCTGGAGTGCACATCTGCGAGGAGGAAATACG GATCAACcaagagaagagggagatgaaGAGACTGCAAATGATGTCCCCCATATCCAGTGTGGGGATGGCTGTGATCCTCAAGGACTCAAGAACAACAGTCAG TTGTGCTTACAAAGAATCCACCAAGgtctgagtttttataagcagctGCTGGGCTCAGACATTTTCACAGGGGAGCCTGCTCTACTCCCTGATGGTCCAATAGGCCAGCTGCATGCCTCCTTAATGGGCTTCAGTCAACTCCTCCAG CCTGAGGGTTATCATCACAAGCCTCAGCAGATGCCCAGCCTTAGTCCCAGCCAGCCATGGCAGCGCCCCCTTCTACGCGTCAAGATCCTTCGCAGCCTCCGGGCCTTCGTGGCTGTAGCTGCCCGGGTCTTTGCCCATGGAACAGCAACCCTGAGCCCCTAA